The Anas platyrhynchos isolate ZD024472 breed Pekin duck chromosome 36, IASCAAS_PekinDuck_T2T, whole genome shotgun sequence genome window below encodes:
- the LOC140000975 gene encoding olfactory receptor 14C36-like, with the protein MCNSSSITEFLLLAFTDTWELQLLHFGLFLGIYLAAMLGNGLILTAVACNYRLHTPMYFFLLNLALIDMGSISTSIPKAMANFLWDTRAISYSGCAAQVFLLVFLISAEFSLLTVMACDRYIAICKPLHYRSLLGSRTCATMAAAAWGSGFLHAVMHTANIFSLPLCNGNVVDQFFCEISQILKLSCSDSYLREVQVLVVSAILFGGCFVFILLSYVQIFRAVLRIPSQQGRHKAFSTCLPHLAVVSLFISTIMFAQLKPPSISSPFLDLVLAVLYAVVPPAVNPLIYSMRNQELKNAMWKVMTRCFS; encoded by the coding sequence ATGtgtaacagcagctccatcacggagttcctcctcctggcattcacagacacatgggagctgcagctcctgcactttgggctcttcttgggcatctacctggctgccatGCTGGGAaatggcctcatcctcactgctgtaGCTTGCAActaccgcctccacacccccatgtacttcttcctcctcaaccttgccctcatTGACATGGGCTCCATCTCCACTTCtatccccaaagccatggctaatttcctctgggacaccagggcgaTTTCCTactcaggatgtgctgcacaggtctttttgctagtctttttaatttcagcagaattttCTCTTCTTACTGTAATGGCCtgtgaccgctacattgccatctgcaagcccctgcactacaggagcctcctgggcagcagaacctgtgccaccatggcagcagctgcctggggcagtggctttctccatgCTGTGATGCACACTGCCAATATATTTTCACTGCCTCTCTGCAACGGCAATgttgtggaccagttcttctgtgaaatctctcagatcctcaagctctcctgctcagactcctacctcagggaagttcaAGTTCTGGTGGTCAGTGCTATTCTatttgggggttgttttgttttcattttgctgtcctatgtgcagatcttcagggctgtgctgaggatcccctcgcagcagggacggcacaaagccttttccacatgccttcctcacctggctgtggtctccctcttcATCAGCACAATCATGTTTGCTCAACTGAAGCCACCTTCCATATCCTCCCCATTCCTGGACCTGGTGCTGGCAGTCCTGTATGCGgttgtgcctccagcagtgaatcccctcatctacagcatgaggaaccaggagctcaagaatGCCATGTGGAAAGTGATGACCAGGTGTTTTTCATAA
- the LOC140000976 gene encoding olfactory receptor 14C36-like encodes MCNSSSITEFLLLPFTDTRELQLLHFGLFLGIYLAAILGNSLILTGVACNYRLHTPMYFFLLNLALLDLGSISTSIPKAMANSLWGTRAISYTGCAAQLFLLIFFNLAEFSLLTVMAYDRYIAICKPLHYGSLLGSRACATMAAAAWGSGFLHAVLHTANTFSLPLCNGNTLDQFFCEIPQILKLSCSDFYVREVEVLAVTAFLFGGCFLFILLSYVQIFRAVLRIPSQQGRHKAFSTCLPHLAVVSLFLSTAVFANLKPPSISSPPLDFILGFLYLVVPPAVNPLIYSMRNQELKNAMWKLMTGRFS; translated from the coding sequence atgtgtaacagcagctccatcactgagttcctcctcctgccattcacagacacacgggagctgcagctcctgcactttggactcttcctgggcatctacctggctgccatCCTTGGCAACAGCCTCATCCTTACTGGTGTAGCTTGCAActaccgcctccacacccccatgtacttcttcctcctcaacctcgccctccttgacctgggctccatctccacctctatccccaaagccatggccaattccctttGGGGTACCAGGGCCATTTCATAcacaggatgtgctgcacagctcTTTCTGTTAATCTTTTTCAATCTAGCAGAATTTTCTCTTCTCAcggtcatggcctatgaccgctacattgccatctgcaagcccctgcactacgggagcctcctgggcagcagagcctgtgccaccatggcagcagctgcctggggcagtggctttctccatgctgtgctacacactgccaataccttttcacTACCTCTCTGTAATGGCAAtaccctggaccagttcttctgtgaaatcccccagatcctcaagctctcctgctcagacttCTACGTAAGGGAAGTTGAAGTTCTTGCGgttactgcttttctgtttggggggtgctttcttttcattttactgtcctacgtgcagatcttcagggctgtgctgaggatcccctcgcagcagggacggcacaaagccttttccacgtgcctccctcacctggctgtggtctccctctttctcaGCACAGCCGTGTTTGCCAACCTGAAGCCCCCATCaatttcctcccctcccctggaTTTTATTCTGGGTTTTCTGTACttggtggtgcctccagcagtgaatcccctcatctacagcatgaggaaccaggagctcaagaatGCCATGTGGAAACTGATGACTGGCAGGTTTTCTTGA